From the bacterium genome, one window contains:
- a CDS encoding homoserine dehydrogenase produces MSRTPQINIGLFGLGTVGSQVHEILVKNKELLSRKLGFPLHLKKICEPDSKKIKQFNIPASMAATKPAELLDDPEISIIVELIGDKPVALEIMKHALSLGKHVVTANKAILAHHGPELYKAAAEHEVDILFEAAVAGAIPILRSIREGFVADRIVKVLGIINGTSNYILSGMAHDKKDFATVLAEAQKSGYAEADPTADIEGIDPTHKITILTALAYGQLVPVDKVYREGITQITPHDFAMAERFGFAIKLLGISKMRDNGALEVRVHPTLVPKTHSLAPVDGAFNAVMVEGEKLGSSLFYGMGAGGPPTATAVVADIVEIARNLANQVPGVPPLGYKIEEIQKAKLVPMDDIESEYYLRFNVQDKPGVLAKISAILGQNNISISSLEQEGLPNGSAVPIVILTHKALEKNVQASIKEIDKLNFMTAKTFLLRIER; encoded by the coding sequence ATGTCACGTACACCTCAAATTAATATTGGTCTTTTTGGATTAGGCACCGTGGGTTCTCAGGTTCACGAAATTTTGGTGAAGAACAAAGAACTGTTGTCCCGCAAATTAGGTTTTCCGCTGCATCTAAAAAAAATCTGTGAGCCTGATAGTAAAAAAATAAAACAGTTTAATATTCCGGCCTCTATGGCTGCTACCAAGCCTGCCGAACTTTTGGATGATCCTGAAATTTCTATTATTGTAGAACTGATTGGCGATAAGCCTGTGGCACTCGAAATTATGAAGCATGCTTTAAGTCTTGGTAAGCATGTTGTGACAGCCAATAAAGCTATTCTTGCGCATCATGGTCCCGAACTCTACAAAGCGGCTGCCGAACATGAAGTGGATATTTTGTTTGAAGCTGCTGTGGCTGGTGCTATTCCTATTTTACGTTCCATCCGCGAAGGCTTTGTGGCCGACCGTATTGTAAAAGTGTTGGGTATTATTAACGGCACTTCCAATTACATACTCTCTGGCATGGCGCATGATAAAAAAGATTTTGCAACTGTGTTAGCAGAAGCTCAGAAAAGTGGTTATGCCGAAGCTGATCCTACGGCGGATATTGAAGGGATCGATCCTACTCATAAGATTACTATCTTAACAGCTTTAGCTTATGGTCAACTTGTGCCCGTTGATAAAGTGTATCGCGAAGGGATTACTCAAATTACTCCACACGATTTTGCTATGGCCGAACGTTTTGGTTTTGCTATTAAACTTTTAGGAATTTCTAAAATGCGCGACAATGGTGCGCTTGAAGTGCGTGTTCATCCAACCCTTGTACCTAAAACCCATTCACTGGCTCCTGTAGACGGTGCTTTTAATGCGGTGATGGTAGAAGGCGAAAAACTCGGCAGTTCTCTTTTTTATGGGATGGGTGCCGGTGGCCCCCCTACAGCAACGGCTGTGGTGGCCGATATCGTCGAGATCGCCCGTAATTTGGCTAATCAAGTGCCCGGTGTTCCACCGCTTGGATATAAAATTGAAGAAATTCAAAAGGCCAAGCTTGTGCCCATGGACGATATTGAAAGCGAGTATTACCTGCGTTTTAATGTACAGGATAAACCCGGCGTGTTGGCTAAAATTTCGGCTATTTTGGGACAAAATAATATCAGCATTTCATCACTAGAGCAGGAAGGCTTGCCCAATGGATCTGCCGTGCCCATTGTAATTTTAACCCACAAGGCTTTGGAAAAAAATGTTCAAGCTTCTATTAAAGAAATAGATAAACTTAATTTTATGACGGCCAAAACTTTTTTACTGAGGATCGAACGCTAA
- the thrC gene encoding threonine synthase, with the protein MYQGLIHRYRDFLPIDDKSIITLHEGATPLLRAKNLEDELKYDGEIYLKYEGMNPTGSFKDRGMTYAVSKAVEEGAKAIICASTGNTSASAAAYAAKAKIQCVVLIPHGNIALGKLSQAMMHGATVVEIKGNFDEALELVRVMGTTHPIHIVNSINPFRLQGQKTAAFEICEDLGRAPDYHFIPVGNAGNITAYWMGYNEYFNLKKVSSKPVMMGFQASGAAPLVSGKVVKNPETIATAIRIGNPASWKQAIAARDASGGIIDKVTDREIVNAYKLLGKIEGVFCEPASATSVAGFIKLIKEKRFEQGKTIVCTLTGHGLKDPDTAIKNSVKPLRSKATIKDLEKVLKL; encoded by the coding sequence ATGTATCAAGGACTGATCCACCGTTACCGCGATTTTTTACCTATCGACGATAAATCCATCATCACACTCCACGAAGGAGCTACTCCTCTTTTGCGCGCCAAAAATCTGGAAGATGAACTCAAATATGATGGAGAAATTTATCTCAAATACGAGGGCATGAACCCTACAGGTTCGTTTAAAGACCGCGGTATGACTTATGCGGTATCGAAAGCAGTAGAGGAGGGTGCAAAAGCCATTATTTGTGCCTCTACTGGTAATACCTCGGCTTCGGCCGCAGCTTATGCAGCAAAAGCTAAAATTCAGTGCGTAGTTTTAATCCCTCATGGTAATATTGCTTTGGGAAAATTGTCGCAAGCCATGATGCATGGAGCGACAGTGGTAGAAATTAAAGGTAACTTTGATGAAGCTTTAGAACTTGTGCGTGTGATGGGTACTACACATCCAATTCACATTGTGAATTCAATCAACCCTTTCCGTTTACAGGGGCAAAAAACAGCCGCGTTTGAAATTTGTGAAGATTTAGGCCGTGCTCCGGACTATCATTTTATTCCTGTTGGCAATGCGGGCAATATTACTGCTTACTGGATGGGCTATAACGAGTATTTTAATCTTAAAAAAGTTTCTTCCAAACCGGTGATGATGGGTTTTCAGGCCAGCGGGGCTGCTCCGCTTGTGTCGGGCAAAGTTGTAAAAAATCCCGAAACCATTGCCACGGCCATTAGAATTGGTAATCCGGCTTCCTGGAAGCAGGCTATAGCTGCACGCGATGCGTCAGGCGGAATTATTGACAAAGTGACCGACCGTGAGATAGTGAATGCTTATAAGCTTTTAGGAAAAATAGAGGGAGTTTTCTGTGAACCGGCCTCGGCCACATCGGTTGCCGGCTTCATAAAACTCATCAAAGAAAAACGCTTTGAGCAAGGAAAAACTATCGTTTGTACATTAACGGGTCATGGTTTAAAAGATCCAGACACGGCGATTAAGAATTCAGTGAAGCCTTTGCGTTCGAAAGCGACGATTAAAGATTTAGAAAAAGTTTTAAAATTATGA
- the glpX gene encoding class II fructose-bisphosphatase codes for MDRNLAMEVVRATEAAAIFCARLMGKGDNNAADQEAVDAMRKVLNSINIDGTVVIGEGERDEAPMLYIGEKVGLGGSKADIALDPLEGTNLCASGGPGAISVIAMAEHGKFLHAPDTYMEKIAVGRSARGAIDLSKSPTHNLREIAKAKKCAVNDLTVIILDRPRHEDLIREAREAGARIKLIGDGDVSGAISTCFKQSGVDVLMGTGGAPEGVISAAALRCVEGDFQGRLKFRNNEERERAKKMGITDEDKIYSIDDLASGDVMFAATGVTNGDFLKGVRYFGGGATTHSVVMRSKSGTIRFIKTRHHFDRKPTF; via the coding sequence ATGGATCGTAATTTAGCAATGGAAGTTGTGCGTGCCACCGAAGCGGCCGCTATTTTTTGTGCCCGTCTCATGGGTAAAGGCGATAATAATGCGGCCGATCAGGAAGCTGTGGATGCCATGCGCAAGGTTTTAAACTCCATCAACATTGACGGAACGGTGGTTATTGGAGAGGGTGAACGTGATGAAGCTCCCATGTTGTATATTGGTGAAAAAGTTGGTTTGGGTGGTAGTAAGGCCGATATTGCTCTTGATCCTTTAGAAGGAACCAATTTGTGTGCTTCGGGTGGCCCGGGTGCTATTTCAGTTATTGCCATGGCCGAGCATGGAAAGTTTTTACATGCACCTGATACTTACATGGAAAAAATTGCGGTAGGTCGTAGTGCACGCGGCGCCATTGATTTATCCAAATCACCCACACATAATTTGCGCGAAATTGCGAAAGCTAAAAAATGTGCGGTGAATGATTTAACGGTTATTATTCTCGATCGTCCTCGTCACGAAGATCTTATTCGCGAAGCCCGTGAAGCTGGAGCCCGTATTAAATTGATAGGAGATGGTGATGTGTCGGGAGCTATTTCTACCTGTTTTAAACAGTCGGGTGTGGATGTTCTCATGGGTACAGGTGGGGCGCCAGAAGGTGTAATTTCGGCGGCGGCTTTACGTTGTGTAGAAGGTGATTTTCAGGGACGTCTTAAATTCCGCAACAACGAAGAACGTGAACGTGCAAAAAAGATGGGTATCACTGACGAAGATAAAATTTACAGCATTGACGATTTAGCCAGCGGCGATGTGATGTTTGCCGCAACGGGTGTTACTAATGGAGACTTTTTAAAGGGTGTTCGTTATTTTGGTGGTGGTGCTACAACGCATTCGGTTGTGATGCGCAGTAAATCGGGAACCATACGGTTTATTAAAACACGGCATCATTTTGACAGAAAACCAACTTTTTAG
- a CDS encoding SRPBCC family protein, translated as MVNGKESSLTIHYPLSTIHFFNMAQVQEKIEINASPKACFDVITDYESYTEFCKETKDVKLGKKSGSSQEVTFTVELMKKVTYTLKMTGKSPSSIKWSFVDGDDIIKKNQGEWILEEVKKGVTKATYVVDIELGIPVPGLIQKKLISSSLPGMLKSFKKRIEESL; from the coding sequence ATGGTGAATGGAAAAGAGAGCTCTCTTACTATTCACTATCCACTATCAACCATCCACTTCTTCAACATGGCTCAAGTTCAAGAAAAAATTGAAATTAATGCTTCACCTAAAGCATGTTTTGACGTGATTACCGATTACGAAAGTTACACAGAGTTTTGCAAGGAAACTAAAGATGTGAAGTTAGGAAAAAAATCGGGTTCTTCCCAGGAAGTTACGTTTACTGTCGAGCTCATGAAAAAAGTGACTTATACTTTAAAAATGACGGGTAAATCTCCAAGCTCTATAAAATGGTCGTTTGTTGATGGCGATGACATTATTAAAAAAAATCAGGGCGAATGGATTTTGGAGGAAGTAAAAAAGGGTGTTACCAAAGCTACCTATGTAGTGGATATAGAATTGGGAATCCCGGTGCCAGGTTTAATTCAGAAAAAACTGATAAGCTCAAGTCTTCCCGGCATGCTTAAATCGTTTAAAAAGAGAATTGAAGAATCGCTTTAA